The following are from one region of the Cytobacillus firmus genome:
- the rsmG gene encoding 16S rRNA (guanine(527)-N(7))-methyltransferase RsmG, whose protein sequence is MNTEQFTEMLAAKGIALSPQQLQQYDTYYSTLVEWNEKMNLTAITEKEDVYLKHFYDSISAAFYFDFSQPLTVCDVGAGAGFPSIPIKIAFPGLHITIVDSLNKRIGFLEHLAKKLELENVRFIHDRAETFGQNKEYRESFDVVTARAVARLSVLSELCLPLAKTGGTFVAMKGASAQEELDAGKKAVSVLGGRLVDSHTFTLPEEESERNILIIKKEKSTPKKYPRKPGTPNKTPIE, encoded by the coding sequence ATGAATACCGAACAATTTACTGAAATGCTGGCGGCGAAGGGGATTGCCCTTTCGCCACAGCAATTGCAGCAATATGACACATACTATTCCACGCTGGTGGAATGGAACGAAAAAATGAATTTAACAGCCATTACGGAAAAGGAAGATGTGTATTTAAAGCACTTCTATGACTCCATAAGCGCGGCTTTTTACTTTGACTTCAGCCAGCCGCTAACGGTCTGTGATGTCGGTGCAGGGGCAGGCTTCCCGAGCATACCGATTAAAATTGCTTTTCCTGGTTTACATATTACGATCGTTGACTCGCTTAATAAACGCATCGGTTTTCTGGAGCATCTGGCGAAAAAGCTGGAGCTTGAGAATGTCCGCTTTATCCATGACCGTGCGGAAACCTTTGGCCAGAACAAGGAATACCGTGAGTCTTTTGATGTGGTGACAGCAAGAGCTGTTGCCAGATTATCCGTTTTAAGCGAGCTGTGTCTGCCGCTGGCTAAAACAGGAGGCACATTTGTGGCTATGAAGGGCGCCAGCGCACAGGAAGAACTGGATGCCGGCAAAAAGGCCGTCTCGGTTCTGGGCGGAAGACTTGTGGATTCCCACACGTTCACGCTGCCTGAGGAAGAAAGTGAGCGCAATATTTTAATCATAAAAAAAGAAAAGAGCACTCCTAAAAAGTACCCGCGAAAGCCGGGGACACCCAATAAAACACCAATTGAATAG
- a CDS encoding ParA family protein, with protein sequence MGKIIAVANQKGGVGKTTSSVNLGACLAYIGKKVLLVDIDPQGNATSGIGIEKADVDHCIYDVLVDDVEASKVIKPTSVENLYAIPATIQLAGAEIELVPTISREVRLKRALEEVKGNFDYVIIDCPPSLGLLTINSLTASDAVIIPVQCEYYALEGLSQLLNTVRLVQKHLNHDLKIEGVLLTMLDARTNLGIQVIEEVKKYFQDKVYKTIIPRNVRLGEAPSHGEPIITYDPKSRGAEVYLELAKEVVSNG encoded by the coding sequence GTGGGCAAGATTATAGCCGTTGCGAACCAGAAAGGCGGAGTCGGCAAAACGACCTCTTCCGTCAATCTTGGCGCATGCCTGGCATACATAGGCAAGAAAGTGCTGCTGGTCGACATTGATCCGCAGGGCAATGCCACAAGCGGAATCGGCATTGAAAAAGCGGATGTCGATCATTGCATTTATGACGTCCTCGTGGATGATGTGGAAGCATCAAAGGTCATTAAACCCACTTCGGTAGAGAACTTATACGCCATCCCGGCAACCATTCAGCTGGCAGGCGCAGAAATTGAACTGGTGCCGACGATCTCACGGGAAGTCAGATTAAAGAGGGCTCTTGAGGAAGTAAAAGGAAACTTTGATTATGTGATTATTGACTGTCCTCCTTCCCTCGGATTACTGACAATTAATTCGCTTACCGCTTCAGATGCCGTAATCATACCCGTGCAGTGCGAGTACTATGCACTGGAAGGGCTGAGCCAGCTTCTGAACACTGTCCGCCTTGTGCAGAAGCATCTGAACCATGATTTGAAAATCGAAGGCGTTCTGCTGACAATGCTTGATGCCCGGACAAATCTCGGCATTCAGGTCATTGAAGAAGTGAAAAAATATTTTCAGGATAAAGTCTATAAAACAATCATCCCCCGCAATGTGCGGCTGGGAGAGGCTCCGAGCCATGGAGAACCTATCATTACTTATGATCCGAAGTCACGCGGAGCTGAAGTATATTTAGAACTGGCAAAGGAAGTGGTTTCAAATGGCTAA
- the noc gene encoding nucleoid occlusion protein translates to MKHSFSRFFGLGEKGEQVTAEKPAEEQLDIVEDLSDREEVKKIPIDQIVPNRFQPRTVFDDEKIEELSRTIHTHGIIQPIVVREFEDGQFEIIAGERRYRAMKKLGWEEAPAIVKNLSDTETASVALIENLQREELSPIEEAVAYGKLLELHSLTQEALAQRLGKGQSTVANKLRLLKLPQPVQEALLNKLITERHARSLIPLKDPEKQVALLQEIVEKNLNVKQTEDRVVKILEQKNPKPKPKRKAFSKDMRIAVNTIRQSLSMVSDSGINLDSEEEEFDEFYQITIKIPKKK, encoded by the coding sequence ATGAAGCATTCTTTCTCACGCTTTTTTGGCCTAGGCGAAAAGGGAGAACAAGTTACAGCGGAAAAACCAGCAGAAGAACAGCTGGATATTGTTGAAGACTTAAGCGACAGAGAAGAAGTTAAGAAAATTCCTATTGATCAAATCGTCCCCAACCGTTTCCAGCCAAGAACGGTATTTGATGATGAAAAAATAGAAGAGCTTTCCCGGACGATCCATACACATGGAATCATCCAGCCAATCGTCGTACGGGAATTTGAGGATGGCCAGTTTGAAATCATAGCCGGTGAGCGCAGATACCGGGCCATGAAAAAACTGGGCTGGGAAGAAGCTCCGGCTATTGTCAAAAATCTCAGCGATACCGAAACGGCTTCAGTAGCTTTAATTGAAAATCTTCAAAGGGAAGAATTATCCCCGATTGAAGAAGCTGTTGCCTACGGAAAACTTTTAGAGCTGCATAGCCTGACACAGGAGGCATTGGCACAGCGCCTTGGAAAAGGCCAGTCAACCGTTGCCAACAAGCTTCGGCTGCTGAAATTGCCGCAGCCTGTCCAGGAAGCATTGTTAAACAAATTAATTACAGAGCGGCATGCCCGTTCACTCATCCCGCTGAAGGACCCGGAGAAGCAGGTCGCCCTGCTGCAGGAGATTGTGGAAAAGAATCTCAATGTGAAGCAGACGGAAGACCGGGTTGTCAAAATTCTTGAACAGAAAAATCCAAAGCCGAAGCCGAAACGAAAGGCTTTCAGCAAGGATATGAGAATTGCGGTCAACACGATCAGGCAATCTCTATCCATGGTTTCTGACAGCGGCATTAATCTTGATTCCGAAGAAGAAGAATTTGATGAATTTTATCAAATCACGATCAAGATCCCTAAAAAGAAATAA